The Microbacterium sp. KUDC0406 genome includes a window with the following:
- a CDS encoding 8-oxoguanine deaminase: MSAPQHTTWLKNPLGIHTGDTADARGGVVIAGDRVLESVPFGGEPSQPVDETFDASRHVIIPGLINTHHHFYQTLTRAWRPVVSAELFPWLKGLYAVWAGLTPRDLELATTAALAELLLSGCTTAADHHYLFPNGLEEGIDVQVDVVRRLGMRATLTRGSMSLGEKDGGLPPQSTVQDADTILADSERLIEAYHERGDGARVQIGLAPCSPFSVTTGVMRDTAALAEQLDVRLHTHLAETLDEEDFCREMFGLRTVDYLESVGWLSDRTWLAHGIHFDDAEIARLGAAGTAVSHCATSNMRLASGIARAVELEQAGAPVGLGVDGSASNDGSNMIQEVRQALYLQRLRYGAASVTPERALDWATAGSARALGRPDLGVLAPGRQADLAMFTLDELRFSGSHDPVAALLLCGAERADRVMIGGTWRVLDGQIVGLDVPQLIAHHSEAARSLLARHS, encoded by the coding sequence ATGTCCGCACCGCAGCACACCACCTGGCTGAAGAACCCGCTCGGGATCCACACCGGCGACACCGCAGACGCCCGCGGAGGCGTCGTCATCGCCGGTGACCGCGTGCTCGAGAGCGTCCCGTTCGGGGGCGAGCCGTCGCAGCCGGTCGACGAGACCTTCGACGCCTCCCGGCACGTGATCATCCCCGGTCTGATCAACACGCACCACCACTTCTACCAGACCCTCACCAGGGCCTGGCGGCCCGTCGTCAGCGCAGAGCTGTTCCCCTGGCTGAAGGGGCTGTACGCAGTCTGGGCCGGGCTGACCCCGCGTGATCTCGAGCTCGCGACCACCGCCGCGCTCGCCGAGCTGCTGCTCTCCGGATGCACGACCGCCGCCGACCACCACTACCTGTTCCCGAACGGGCTGGAGGAGGGAATCGACGTCCAGGTCGACGTCGTGCGCCGGCTCGGCATGCGGGCCACGCTGACCCGCGGCTCGATGTCTCTGGGTGAGAAGGACGGCGGGCTGCCGCCGCAGAGCACCGTGCAGGACGCCGACACGATCCTCGCCGACAGTGAGCGGCTCATCGAGGCCTACCACGAGCGCGGTGACGGTGCCCGCGTGCAGATCGGCCTGGCCCCCTGCTCGCCGTTCTCGGTCACCACGGGGGTGATGCGCGACACCGCCGCCCTCGCGGAGCAGCTGGACGTCCGGCTGCACACCCACCTCGCCGAGACGCTCGACGAGGAGGACTTCTGCCGGGAGATGTTCGGCCTGCGCACGGTCGACTACCTGGAGAGCGTCGGCTGGCTCTCGGACCGCACCTGGCTCGCGCACGGCATCCACTTCGACGATGCGGAGATCGCTCGCCTCGGTGCGGCCGGCACCGCGGTGTCGCACTGCGCCACCTCGAACATGCGCCTGGCATCCGGCATCGCCAGGGCCGTCGAGCTCGAGCAGGCCGGCGCCCCGGTGGGACTCGGGGTCGACGGGTCAGCCTCCAACGACGGATCGAACATGATCCAGGAGGTGCGCCAGGCGCTCTACCTGCAGCGGCTGCGCTACGGCGCGGCATCCGTCACACCGGAACGCGCGCTGGACTGGGCCACCGCGGGCTCGGCCCGCGCTCTCGGTCGTCCCGACCTCGGAGTGCTCGCCCCGGGCCGGCAGGCCGATCTGGCCATGTTCACGCTCGATGAGCTGCGGTTCTCGGGCAGCCACGATCCGGTCGCCGCGCTGCTGCTCTGCGGCGCGGAGCGAGCCGACCGTGTCATGATCGGCGGCACCTGGCGCGTGCTCGACGGGCAGATCGTCGGGCTGGATGTGCCGCAGCTGATCGCCCACCACAGCGAGGCGGCCCGGAGCCTTCTCGCCCGCCACTCTTGA
- a CDS encoding nucleobase:cation symporter-2 family protein — translation MSKRTKTVAARPEDERLPIGPTIGYGIQHVLTMYGGIIAPPLIIGQIAGLSQGEIGVLIAACLFMGGLATILQTVGIPFFGSQLPLVQGVSFAGVATMGAIVTSGGGLPAVFGSVIAASVIGLLIAPVFATVIRFFPPVVTGTVIATIGLTLLPVAAGWIIGSGEDAAEGASADNLLLAGITLVIVLVLSKVPVGAVSRLAILLSIVLGTIVAVILGKADFSTVGEGPIFAFPQVFGFGLPTFELAAIISMFIVILVTLTETTADILAVGEIVGTKVDSKRIAAGLRADMLSSAVSPIFGTFTQSAFAQNVGLVAITGVKSRFVVTAGGGVLVILGLLPVLGRVVGAIPSPVLGGAGLVLFGSVAASGIRTLAKVDYRGNMNLVIVATSIAVGMLPIAVPTIYEQMPAWFVTIFHSGISSAAVTAILLNLLFNHLGARPGKDASVLAAAPTRTIPVAYLEAFEDGDSIVDGRIVDRDGNDVALDRPEH, via the coding sequence ATGTCGAAGAGGACGAAGACGGTCGCCGCGCGACCGGAGGACGAGCGCCTGCCGATCGGGCCGACCATCGGCTACGGCATCCAGCACGTGCTGACGATGTACGGCGGCATCATCGCCCCGCCGCTGATCATCGGGCAGATAGCGGGCCTGTCGCAGGGCGAGATCGGCGTGCTCATCGCCGCGTGCCTGTTCATGGGCGGCCTCGCCACGATCCTGCAGACCGTGGGAATCCCGTTCTTCGGATCTCAGCTGCCCCTGGTGCAGGGCGTCTCGTTCGCCGGCGTGGCGACGATGGGCGCCATCGTCACGAGCGGCGGCGGACTGCCGGCGGTGTTCGGATCGGTGATCGCCGCGTCGGTGATCGGCCTGCTGATCGCTCCGGTGTTCGCCACCGTCATCCGGTTCTTCCCGCCGGTGGTGACCGGCACCGTGATCGCCACCATCGGTCTCACGCTGCTGCCCGTCGCGGCCGGCTGGATCATCGGCTCCGGAGAGGATGCCGCCGAGGGTGCCTCCGCGGACAATCTGCTGCTCGCGGGCATCACCCTCGTGATCGTTCTGGTGCTCAGCAAGGTCCCGGTGGGGGCCGTCTCACGGCTCGCGATCCTGCTCTCGATCGTGCTCGGCACGATCGTGGCGGTCATCCTGGGCAAGGCCGACTTCAGCACGGTCGGCGAGGGCCCGATCTTCGCATTCCCGCAGGTGTTCGGGTTCGGCCTGCCGACCTTCGAGCTCGCGGCGATCATCTCGATGTTCATCGTGATCCTGGTGACGCTGACCGAGACCACGGCGGACATCCTCGCCGTGGGCGAGATCGTGGGCACCAAGGTGGACTCGAAGCGCATCGCCGCCGGCCTGCGCGCCGACATGCTCTCCAGCGCGGTCTCGCCGATCTTCGGCACCTTCACGCAGTCCGCGTTCGCGCAGAATGTCGGCCTGGTCGCGATCACCGGCGTGAAGAGCCGCTTCGTGGTCACCGCGGGCGGTGGCGTGCTCGTCATCCTCGGCCTGCTGCCGGTGCTCGGCCGCGTCGTGGGCGCCATCCCGTCGCCGGTGCTCGGCGGTGCCGGCCTGGTGCTGTTCGGCTCGGTCGCGGCATCCGGCATCCGCACCCTCGCGAAGGTCGACTACCGGGGCAACATGAATCTCGTCATCGTCGCCACATCGATCGCGGTGGGCATGCTGCCGATCGCCGTCCCGACGATCTACGAACAGATGCCGGCCTGGTTCGTGACGATCTTCCACTCCGGCATCAGCTCGGCCGCGGTGACCGCGATCCTGCTCAACCTGCTGTTCAACCACCTCGGCGCACGCCCGGGGAAGGATGCCTCGGTGCTGGCCGCCGCACCCACGCGGACCATCCCGGTCGCGTATCTGGAGGCCTTCGAGGACGGCGACTCGATCGTCGACGGCCGGATCGTCGACCGCGACGGCAACGACGTCGCGCTGGACCGACCGGAGCACTGA
- a CDS encoding glucose-6-phosphate dehydrogenase, which yields MSRDTTLLILGASGDLTSRLLLPAIGQLLRREPGRTLTLHGAGSDDWSAKRWQETVHTAFASSDAADQVARIAGTTYTKADVTDRDALAGLIEGIEGPLVIYFALPPAVAVAACEVLRDVKLPENTVLALEKPFGSDQKSARELNTLLQQLVPEKRIFRVDHFLGRSTLLNVIGVRFANRLVEPVWSADHVQSVLIRYDESLALENRARYYDRAGAMVDMIQSHLLQVLAILAMEQPADLDEIDLRDAMAAALRATVIWDDNPVRSSRRGRYTAGSIGDREVPAYVDEDGVDPDLGTETLAEITCEVRTARWAGVPFTLRSGKALADRHAEIVVTFRPVRHIPEGLTGKPDDGGVLRFVLGPDRIDLELNVNGGDDPFALHRDVLSTKLGKGTLLAYTEVISDILDGDVALSVRADAAEQCWRIIQPVRDAWNRDDVPLEDYPAGSHGPEDWATSRPAGS from the coding sequence ATGTCCAGGGACACAACGCTGCTCATCCTCGGCGCCTCCGGCGATCTCACCTCGCGGCTGCTGCTGCCCGCGATCGGCCAGCTGCTGCGCCGCGAGCCGGGCCGCACCCTCACGCTGCACGGTGCCGGGTCGGATGACTGGAGCGCGAAGCGCTGGCAGGAGACGGTGCACACGGCGTTCGCGTCATCGGATGCCGCGGACCAGGTCGCGCGGATCGCCGGCACGACGTACACCAAGGCGGATGTCACCGATCGGGATGCCCTCGCGGGGCTGATCGAGGGCATCGAAGGGCCACTGGTCATCTACTTCGCGCTGCCGCCGGCCGTGGCCGTCGCCGCGTGCGAGGTGCTGCGCGACGTGAAGCTGCCCGAGAACACGGTGCTCGCGCTGGAGAAGCCGTTCGGCAGCGACCAGAAGAGCGCCCGCGAGCTGAACACGCTGCTGCAGCAGCTGGTGCCCGAGAAGCGCATCTTCCGCGTGGACCACTTCCTGGGCCGATCGACGCTGCTGAACGTGATCGGGGTGCGGTTCGCGAACCGGCTCGTCGAGCCGGTGTGGTCTGCCGACCACGTGCAGTCGGTGCTCATCCGGTACGACGAATCGCTGGCCCTGGAGAACAGGGCGCGCTACTACGACAGAGCCGGCGCGATGGTCGACATGATCCAGAGCCACCTGCTGCAGGTGCTCGCGATCCTCGCGATGGAGCAGCCCGCCGACCTGGACGAGATCGACCTGCGTGACGCGATGGCGGCGGCGCTGCGCGCGACGGTGATCTGGGACGACAACCCGGTGCGCTCGTCGCGGCGCGGCAGGTACACGGCCGGCTCGATCGGCGATCGCGAGGTGCCGGCCTACGTGGACGAGGACGGCGTCGACCCCGACCTCGGCACCGAGACGCTCGCGGAGATCACCTGCGAGGTGCGCACCGCGCGCTGGGCGGGCGTGCCGTTCACGCTGCGCAGCGGCAAGGCACTGGCGGATCGGCACGCGGAGATCGTGGTGACGTTCCGTCCGGTGCGGCACATCCCCGAGGGACTCACGGGCAAGCCCGACGACGGCGGCGTGCTGCGCTTCGTGCTCGGCCCCGACCGGATCGACCTCGAGCTCAACGTGAACGGCGGCGACGATCCGTTCGCGCTGCACCGTGACGTGCTGTCCACGAAGCTCGGCAAGGGCACGCTGCTGGCCTACACCGAGGTCATCAGCGACATCCTCGACGGCGACGTCGCACTGTCGGTGCGGGCGGATGCCGCAGAGCAGTGCTGGCGCATCATCCAGCCGGTCCGCGACGCCTGGAACCGCGACGACGTGCCGCTGGAGGACTACCCGGCCGGCTCGCACGGACCGGAGGACTGGGCGACCTCCAGGCCCGCCGGGTCCTGA
- a CDS encoding glycoside hydrolase family 15 protein encodes MSVPIEDYALLSDCRTAALVSREGSIDWFCPSRLDGGSVFGALLGDAEQGHWSLRPADPDAVATRAYDDDTFTLVTRWETADGVAEVRDWMPVVEDPTDRTDIIREIVGVRGWVVFRQELRMRFDYARAIPWVRQTGTAAAPEMIAAAGPDALVLRGAPLRSDGRRHTGEVDVGEGERAALTLTWFRSYRPAPEALDLADAADETRRWWHEWAGGIEHAGPHYDAVQRSLLLLRALTNRDTGGIAAAATTSLPEQFGGARNWDYRYVWLRDAALTLEALIDHGFTDEAAHWRDWLLRAVAGDPADVQIMYGMAGERDLVERTLASLPGYAGSAPVRIGNGASLQYQADVVGEVLVTLAAARRAGLAAPRESWSLETALLEHTLTQLDRADNGLWEIRGEPRYFTHSRVMLWAAFDRGVRAIEEHGMPGPVDRWRDARDRLRTEIDERGVRNGCFVQHDGTDEVDASLLLLPQVGYCPPDDARMLATVARIEQTLMRDGLLMRYRTGTGVDGLAGGEHPFLACSFWLVEQYAATGRLEEAHALMDRLCAFRNDVGLLSEEYDVAGRRQVGNTPQAFSHLALVRAADALATAAQRER; translated from the coding sequence ATGTCTGTGCCGATCGAGGATTACGCGCTGCTGAGCGACTGCCGGACGGCGGCGCTGGTCTCGCGCGAGGGCAGCATCGACTGGTTCTGCCCGTCGCGGCTGGACGGCGGGTCGGTCTTCGGAGCCCTGCTGGGCGACGCGGAGCAGGGGCACTGGTCTCTGCGGCCCGCCGATCCCGACGCCGTGGCGACGCGTGCCTACGACGACGACACGTTCACCCTCGTGACGAGGTGGGAGACGGCGGACGGCGTCGCCGAGGTGCGGGACTGGATGCCGGTCGTCGAGGACCCGACCGACCGCACCGACATCATCCGCGAGATCGTCGGCGTGCGGGGGTGGGTGGTGTTCCGGCAGGAGCTGCGGATGCGGTTCGACTACGCCAGGGCGATCCCCTGGGTGCGTCAGACCGGCACCGCCGCGGCGCCGGAGATGATCGCCGCGGCGGGTCCGGACGCGCTCGTGCTGCGCGGCGCACCGCTGCGATCCGACGGGCGCCGGCACACCGGAGAGGTGGATGTCGGCGAAGGGGAGCGCGCCGCGCTGACGCTGACCTGGTTCCGCTCCTACCGCCCGGCGCCCGAAGCGCTCGACCTGGCGGATGCTGCGGACGAGACCCGGAGGTGGTGGCACGAGTGGGCCGGCGGGATCGAGCATGCCGGTCCGCACTACGACGCCGTGCAGCGGTCGCTGCTGCTGCTGCGCGCCCTCACCAACCGCGACACCGGAGGCATCGCCGCTGCTGCGACCACATCCCTGCCCGAGCAGTTCGGCGGGGCGCGCAACTGGGACTACCGCTACGTGTGGCTGCGCGACGCCGCGCTGACCCTCGAGGCGCTCATCGACCACGGCTTCACCGACGAGGCCGCGCACTGGCGGGACTGGCTGCTGCGAGCGGTCGCCGGCGACCCCGCCGACGTGCAGATCATGTACGGCATGGCGGGCGAGCGCGATCTCGTCGAGCGCACCCTCGCGTCGCTGCCCGGCTACGCGGGTTCGGCCCCCGTGCGCATCGGCAACGGCGCCTCGCTGCAGTATCAGGCCGATGTGGTCGGTGAGGTGCTCGTCACCCTCGCCGCGGCGCGCAGAGCCGGCCTCGCCGCACCGCGGGAGTCATGGAGCCTGGAGACCGCGCTCCTCGAGCACACCCTGACGCAGCTCGATCGTGCGGACAACGGGCTCTGGGAGATCCGCGGGGAACCGCGCTACTTCACCCACTCCAGAGTGATGCTGTGGGCGGCGTTCGATCGCGGGGTGCGCGCGATCGAGGAGCACGGCATGCCAGGACCGGTGGATCGATGGCGGGATGCCCGTGACCGTCTGCGGACGGAGATCGATGAGCGCGGTGTCCGCAACGGATGCTTCGTGCAGCACGACGGCACGGACGAGGTGGATGCCTCGCTGCTGCTGCTTCCTCAGGTCGGCTACTGCCCGCCGGACGACGCCCGGATGCTCGCCACGGTCGCCCGCATCGAGCAGACCCTGATGCGCGACGGACTGCTGATGCGCTACCGCACCGGCACCGGGGTGGACGGACTCGCCGGTGGCGAGCATCCGTTCCTGGCGTGCTCGTTCTGGCTCGTGGAGCAGTACGCGGCGACCGGCCGCCTCGAGGAGGCGCACGCGCTCATGGACCGGCTGTGCGCGTTCCGCAACGACGTCGGTCTGCTCTCGGAGGAGTACGACGTGGCCGGGCGGCGCCAGGTCGGCAACACCCCGCAGGCGTTCTCGCACCTCGCGCTGGTGCGCGCGGCCGATGCGCTCGCCACGGCCGCGCAGCGGGAGCGCTGA
- a CDS encoding APC family permease gives MSSTRRIKTVEQSIAETHDEKRSLKRALNTWDLAVMGVAVAVGAGIFSVGAEASAHHAGPAVIVSFIIAAVVCGLAILCYAEFASSIPVAGSAYTFTYSTLGEFLAWIIGWDLILEMLMAAAVIAKYWGVYLGDTVSLFDLNIPMTIPIGPLEFEWGPVVIVAIFTLLLALGTRLSSRVNAVFTTIKVAIVLFVIVVGLFFINPANFTPFVPPAQPGPAADSAWTQSFFSLLTGASPQVYGVFGILSGAALVFFAFIGFDVVATSAEEAKDPKRTVPRGILLGLGIVTVLYVLVAITITGMVSYTELAALDEPSLASAFEIVGATWAAKIISIGSLVGLTTVVMVLLLGLARIVFAMSRDGLLPRSLSVTDAKRGTPIRIQIVVGVIIALIAGFTDVQVLGDMINIGTLSAFVLVSVGVPILRRTRPDLQRPFTVPLSPWLPWISALACFWLMLNLSTETWLRFVIWLLIGFVIYFGYSRRHSLLGRQLEADAAAGPRTIGDQRF, from the coding sequence ATGAGCAGTACGCGCAGGATCAAGACCGTCGAGCAGTCCATCGCCGAGACGCATGACGAGAAGCGCTCGCTGAAACGGGCGCTGAACACCTGGGACCTCGCGGTCATGGGCGTCGCCGTCGCCGTCGGCGCGGGCATCTTCTCGGTCGGCGCCGAGGCGTCGGCGCACCACGCCGGTCCCGCGGTGATCGTGTCGTTCATCATCGCCGCCGTCGTCTGCGGTCTGGCCATCCTCTGCTACGCCGAGTTCGCGTCGTCGATCCCGGTCGCCGGCTCCGCCTACACCTTCACCTACTCCACCCTCGGCGAGTTCCTGGCATGGATCATCGGCTGGGACCTCATCCTCGAGATGCTCATGGCCGCGGCCGTGATCGCGAAGTACTGGGGCGTGTACCTCGGCGACACGGTGTCGCTGTTCGACCTGAACATCCCGATGACCATCCCGATCGGTCCGCTCGAGTTCGAGTGGGGACCGGTGGTGATCGTCGCGATCTTCACCCTGCTGCTCGCCCTCGGCACCCGGCTGTCCAGCCGCGTGAACGCCGTGTTCACCACGATCAAGGTGGCGATCGTGCTGTTCGTGATCGTCGTCGGGCTGTTCTTCATCAACCCCGCCAACTTCACTCCGTTCGTGCCGCCGGCACAGCCCGGGCCCGCCGCGGACAGCGCCTGGACGCAGTCGTTCTTCTCGCTGCTCACCGGCGCATCACCGCAGGTGTACGGCGTCTTCGGCATCCTCTCCGGCGCCGCGCTGGTGTTCTTCGCCTTCATCGGCTTCGACGTCGTCGCGACCAGCGCCGAGGAGGCGAAGGACCCCAAGCGCACGGTGCCCCGTGGCATCCTGCTCGGTCTCGGCATCGTGACCGTGCTGTACGTGCTGGTCGCGATCACGATCACCGGAATGGTGTCGTACACCGAGCTGGCGGCGCTCGATGAGCCTTCGCTCGCGAGCGCCTTCGAGATCGTCGGAGCGACCTGGGCGGCGAAGATCATCTCGATCGGCAGTCTGGTCGGCCTCACGACGGTGGTCATGGTGCTGCTGCTGGGCCTGGCCCGCATCGTGTTCGCGATGAGCCGCGACGGACTGCTGCCGCGATCGCTGAGCGTCACCGACGCCAAGCGCGGCACGCCGATCCGCATCCAGATCGTCGTGGGCGTGATCATCGCCCTGATCGCCGGCTTCACCGACGTGCAGGTGCTCGGCGACATGATCAACATCGGCACTCTGTCGGCGTTCGTGCTGGTCAGCGTCGGCGTGCCGATCCTGCGCAGGACGCGCCCCGATCTGCAGCGCCCGTTCACCGTGCCGCTGTCACCGTGGCTGCCGTGGATCTCGGCGCTGGCCTGCTTCTGGCTGATGCTGAACCTGTCGACCGAGACGTGGCTGCGATTCGTGATCTGGCTGCTGATCGGCTTCGTGATCTACTTCGGGTACTCGCGCCGGCATTCGCTGCTGGGCAGGCAGCTCGAGGCGGATGCCGCAGCGGGCCCGCGCACGATCGGCGACCAGCGCTTCTGA
- a CDS encoding nitroreductase family protein — MTTTATVSRTAPTEHDVLDVLAGRWSPRAFDAQAPIDEAKLASALEAARWTPSANNTQPWRFIVARRGSALHDQIHAALMGFNQVWAGNAAVLIVAVAETADAQGTPMTHAVYDLGQAVAHLSVQAHHDGLVVHQMSGFVAEQIREFADLEERFAPTTVIALGELGDAGTLPEPLQEREVAPRVRRSLDETVLLSA; from the coding sequence ATGACCACCACCGCCACCGTCTCCCGCACCGCTCCCACCGAGCACGACGTCCTGGACGTCCTGGCCGGACGCTGGAGCCCCCGCGCGTTCGATGCGCAGGCCCCGATCGACGAGGCCAAGCTGGCCTCCGCCCTGGAGGCGGCGCGCTGGACGCCGTCGGCCAACAACACCCAGCCCTGGCGCTTCATCGTCGCCCGCCGCGGGTCCGCTCTGCACGACCAGATCCACGCCGCACTGATGGGCTTCAACCAGGTCTGGGCCGGCAACGCGGCAGTGCTGATCGTCGCCGTCGCCGAGACCGCGGACGCGCAGGGGACTCCGATGACGCACGCCGTGTACGACCTCGGCCAGGCCGTCGCGCACCTCTCGGTGCAGGCCCACCACGACGGGCTCGTCGTGCACCAGATGAGCGGCTTCGTCGCGGAGCAGATCCGCGAGTTCGCCGACCTCGAGGAGCGTTTCGCCCCGACCACGGTCATCGCACTCGGCGAGCTCGGCGACGCCGGCACTCTGCCCGAGCCGCTGCAGGAGCGCGAGGTCGCCCCGCGCGTGCGCCGCTCGCTGGACGAGACGGTGCTGCTGAGCGCCTGA
- a CDS encoding ABC transporter permease, which produces MSTPSPASAASAVWLVAEREIASKLRSKAFMISTGILLLIALAGVLIGGFTSKSPAPDQIAATSQTSAVVSALPNVKVVEVADRAAAEKLVTSDEVKAAVVPGEDDGFGFVVLAKQDVPQSIVAGLSKAPQVVILEPADTNPLVRYLVAIGFGVIFLMAASTFGGTIAQSVVEEKSTRVVELLISAIPTRALLAGKVIGNTVLAMAQILLLAAIAVVGLIITGQNQLLGGIGAPILWFAVFFLFGFILLASLYAAAASMVSRQEDIGSTTMPLIMLVMAPYFLVIFFNDNPVVMTILSYVPFSAPVAMPVRLFVGEAQWWEPLLSLVILIATCIGAILVGAKIYENSLLRMGARVKLGEALRG; this is translated from the coding sequence GTGAGCACTCCCTCACCGGCATCCGCCGCATCCGCCGTCTGGCTCGTCGCCGAGCGCGAGATCGCGTCGAAACTGCGCAGCAAGGCGTTCATGATCTCGACCGGCATCCTGCTGCTGATCGCGCTCGCCGGGGTGCTGATCGGCGGCTTCACGAGCAAGTCGCCGGCGCCCGACCAGATCGCCGCGACCTCGCAGACCTCGGCGGTCGTCTCGGCGCTGCCGAACGTGAAGGTCGTCGAGGTGGCCGACCGTGCCGCGGCCGAGAAGCTCGTCACGAGCGACGAGGTGAAGGCCGCGGTCGTGCCCGGCGAGGACGACGGCTTCGGCTTCGTCGTGCTCGCCAAGCAGGATGTTCCGCAGTCGATCGTCGCCGGCCTCTCGAAGGCCCCGCAGGTCGTGATCCTGGAGCCCGCCGACACCAACCCGCTGGTCCGGTACCTGGTGGCGATCGGGTTCGGCGTGATCTTCCTGATGGCGGCATCCACCTTCGGCGGCACGATCGCGCAGAGCGTCGTCGAGGAGAAGTCCACCCGCGTCGTCGAGCTGCTGATCTCTGCCATCCCGACCCGGGCTCTACTGGCCGGCAAGGTGATCGGCAACACCGTGCTCGCGATGGCGCAGATCCTGCTGCTCGCGGCGATCGCGGTGGTCGGCCTGATCATCACCGGGCAGAATCAGCTGCTCGGCGGCATCGGCGCACCGATCCTGTGGTTCGCGGTGTTCTTCCTGTTCGGATTCATCCTGCTCGCGTCGCTCTACGCCGCCGCCGCCTCGATGGTCTCGCGGCAGGAGGACATCGGCTCCACGACCATGCCGCTGATCATGCTGGTCATGGCGCCGTACTTCCTGGTGATCTTCTTCAACGACAACCCCGTCGTGATGACGATCCTGTCGTACGTGCCCTTCTCCGCCCCGGTGGCGATGCCGGTGCGGCTGTTCGTCGGCGAGGCGCAGTGGTGGGAGCCGCTGCTGAGCCTGGTGATCCTCATCGCGACCTGCATCGGGGCGATCCTGGTCGGCGCAAAGATCTACGAGAACTCGCTGCTGCGGATGGGCGCGCGGGTGAAGCTCGGCGAGGCGCTGCGCGGCTGA
- a CDS encoding ABC transporter ATP-binding protein codes for MTTGTLHLEGITKSYGSRRVLDDIGFDVAPGRLTGFVGGNGAGKTTTMRIILGVLASDGGTVSLGGTPVGTADRRRFGYMPEERGLYPKMKVLEQVVYLARLHGFDKADATTRATALLTELGLGERLNDLIESLSLGNQQRAQIAAALVHDPEVLILDEPFSGLDPLAVDVVAGVLQTRAAQGAAILFSSHQLDVVERLCDDLVIIAGGTIRAAGCRDQLRAAHSAPRYELSTSADAGWLRTESGVTVIDFEGGDAVFDVDHPDTAQRVLRTAVERGPVTSFAPQHPSLAQIFKEVIQ; via the coding sequence GTGACCACAGGAACGCTCCACCTCGAGGGCATCACCAAGAGCTACGGCTCGCGACGCGTGCTCGACGACATCGGCTTCGACGTCGCCCCCGGGCGCCTCACCGGCTTCGTCGGCGGCAACGGCGCCGGCAAGACCACGACCATGCGCATCATCCTCGGCGTGCTCGCCTCGGACGGCGGCACGGTCTCGCTCGGCGGCACTCCGGTCGGCACGGCCGACCGCCGCCGGTTCGGCTACATGCCGGAGGAGCGCGGGCTCTACCCCAAGATGAAGGTGCTCGAGCAGGTCGTCTACCTCGCCCGGCTGCACGGCTTCGACAAGGCGGATGCCACGACCAGAGCAACGGCGCTGCTGACTGAACTGGGCCTGGGCGAGCGCCTGAACGACCTGATCGAGTCGCTCTCGCTGGGCAACCAGCAGCGCGCGCAGATCGCCGCGGCCCTCGTGCACGACCCCGAGGTGCTGATCCTCGACGAGCCGTTCTCGGGCCTGGATCCTCTCGCGGTCGACGTGGTCGCGGGCGTCCTGCAGACCCGCGCGGCGCAGGGCGCCGCGATCCTGTTCTCGTCGCACCAGCTCGACGTCGTCGAGCGGCTCTGCGACGACCTCGTCATCATCGCCGGGGGCACGATCCGTGCCGCCGGCTGCCGCGACCAGCTGCGCGCGGCGCACTCCGCCCCGCGCTACGAGCTCTCGACCAGCGCGGATGCCGGATGGCTGCGCACCGAGTCCGGCGTGACCGTCATCGACTTCGAGGGCGGCGACGCCGTGTTCGACGTCGACCACCCGGACACCGCGCAGCGCGTGCTGCGCACCGCCGTCGAGCGCGGCCCGGTCACGAGCTTCGCGCCGCAGCATCCCTCTCTCGCCCAGATCTTCAAGGAGGTCATCCAGTGA